One Herpetosiphonaceae bacterium genomic window carries:
- a CDS encoding ABC transporter permease gives MRATSHNYSLYIGGLLSVVIVGLALFGPALAPHDPMERTGVIFVDGVVYGPTPMRSLGPFISSEYPLGLDIVSRDILSRLLWAVRPTLVLCLTIALVRLAVGVLLGVIAGWFGGRLAHLIDGLIGVCVAVPLLIVAIAVMTAFNDAPALLVFVVALTLTAWCDTAALVKSRTQVVLQAPFIESARAIGRRSGGLLWHHVLPQLWSILPMLLAFELSAALLVIAELGYLGYFIGGGFVYEDSVGNFDRQYLQTAGYPELGQMLSQFFLQLYRTPWASLFAGSLTALALIGFTLLGEGLRRGMDVTRPRPAWWRLLFRRGAARPTDQEQPVLAHPQRNV, from the coding sequence ATGCGCGCTACCTCACACAACTACTCGCTGTACATCGGCGGTCTGCTGAGCGTCGTGATTGTCGGGCTGGCGCTCTTCGGGCCTGCGCTCGCGCCCCACGATCCGATGGAGCGCACCGGCGTGATCTTCGTGGACGGCGTGGTCTACGGGCCGACTCCGATGCGCTCGCTGGGGCCGTTCATCAGCTCGGAGTACCCGCTGGGCCTGGATATTGTCAGCCGCGACATTCTGAGCCGCCTGCTGTGGGCAGTGCGTCCAACGCTGGTGCTCTGCCTGACGATCGCGCTGGTGCGGCTGGCGGTCGGCGTGCTGCTGGGCGTGATCGCCGGGTGGTTCGGCGGGCGGCTGGCGCATCTGATCGACGGGCTGATCGGCGTGTGCGTGGCGGTGCCGCTGCTGATCGTGGCGATTGCCGTGATGACCGCCTTCAACGACGCGCCCGCGCTGCTGGTGTTTGTGGTGGCGCTGACGCTGACGGCCTGGTGCGACACGGCGGCGCTGGTCAAAAGCCGGACGCAGGTGGTGCTGCAAGCGCCGTTCATCGAGAGCGCCCGCGCGATCGGGCGACGCTCCGGCGGGCTGCTCTGGCATCACGTGCTGCCGCAGCTCTGGTCGATCCTGCCGATGCTGCTGGCCTTCGAGCTGAGCGCGGCGCTGCTGGTGATCGCCGAGCTGGGCTACCTGGGCTATTTCATCGGCGGCGGCTTTGTGTACGAGGACTCGGTCGGCAACTTCGATCGGCAATACCTGCAAACGGCGGGCTATCCTGAGCTGGGGCAGATGCTTTCGCAATTCTTCCTTCAGCTCTACCGCACGCCCTGGGCATCGCTCTTTGCCGGGAGCCTGACGGCGCTGGCGCTGATCGGCTTTACGCTGCTGGGCGAGGGACTCCGGCGCGGCATGGACGTGACTCGTCCGCGTCCGGCCTGGTGGCGGCTGCTGTTCCGGCGCGGCGCGGCGCGGCCTACAGATCAGGAGCAGCCGGTGCTGGCGCATCCGCAGCGCAACGTGTGA